CAGTACATTCAAGATTAGGAGCCTGCGCTATGTATATCGTGATCGTGGGGGGCGGCAAAGTGGGCGAGTATCTCGCGAACGTGCTGCTCCAAAGCGGAAACGACGTCGCCATCATCGACGAGAACCTGCAGACCGCCGATCGCCTGTCGGTGACGCTCGAGGGTCGCTACCTCGTCATCCACGGTGATGGGTGCGATTCGAAATATCAGGAGGATGCGGGCATCCGCAAAGCGGATATCTTCGTAGCCACCACCGGTCAAGACGACGACAACCTCGTATCGTGCGAGATCGCGCAACGCGTGTTCAACGTGCCGCGCTGCATCGCGCGCGTGAACAGCCCGAAGAACCTGCGCATCTTTCGCGAGGTCGGCATTGAGTGCGTGTCGTCGACGACGCTCATCGCGAACCTCATCGAGGAGGAAGCGCTGCTTGGCAGCGTGAGCATCGCCTCGTCGCTCTCGCACGGCAACGTTATGCTCTCCGAAGTGGCCGTGCCCCGCATGAAGTACCACAACAACGAGTTGGGTATCGCGGTCGAGGATGTGCCGCTTCCCGAAGGCAGCCTCATCGCGGCGGTGTCAACGCCCGACGATGTCGAGGTGGCCACGCCGGGCACGCTTCTGTATCCGGGCGACAAGGCGATCGTGGTCGCCGACAGCAACATAATCGACGAAGTCCGCTTGGTGTTCAAAACCTTGTAGTGTTTTCCAGTATCAGATCGTAATCGTAAGAAAGGGCAGTACATGATCAATCGTTACACGCGTCCGGAGATGGGTGCGATCTTCTCGATGCAAAACAAGTTTTCCATCTGGAAGGAAATCGAGGTGCTCGCGTGCGAAGCGCAGGCCGAACTGGGGAAATCCGGCATCACGAAAGAGGAAGCTGCGTGGATTCGCGCGCATGCCGATTTCACCGTCGAGCGCATCGACGAGATCGAGAAGGTGACGAACCACGATGTGATCGCGTTCACGACGAACATGGCCGAGTACATCGACGCCGACGTGCCGCAAGGCCAGGAGCCGCCGAGCCGCTGGGTGCACTACGGCATGACCTCGTCGGACCTCGGCGATACGGCGCTGTCCTACCAGATAACCCAAGCCATCGACATCATCATCGCCGATATCAAGCAGCTCGGCGAGGCCTGCAAACGCCGCGCCTTCGAGTTCCAGGAGACGCTCTGCGTGGGTCGCACGCACGGCATCCACGCCGAGCCGATGACGTTCGGGATGAAGTTCGGCTCGTGGGCGTGGGCGCTCAAGCGCGCTCAAACGCGCATGGAAGAGGCGCGCGCGGTTGCGGCATGCGGCGCCATCTCGGGGGCTGTGGGAACGTATTCGAGTATCGATCCGTTCGTCGAAGAGTACGTATGCGAAAAGCTCGGGCTCACTCCCGATCCGCTCTCGACCCAGGTGCTTGCCCGCGACCGGCACGCGCAGGTTATGGCGGCGCTTGCGGTTACGGCTTCCACGCTCGAATCCATCGCCCTGCAGGTACGCCTGCTCCAGCAGTCCGACGTCATCGAAGCGGAAGAGCCGTTCACGAAAGGCCAGAAGGGCTCCTCAGCCATGCCTCACAAGCGCAACCCCATCACCGCCGAGCGCGTCTGCGGCCTCGCCCGCGTGGTCAAGAGCAACGCCCAGGTGGCCCTCGACGATGTGGCGCTGTGGTACGAACGCGACATCTCGCATTCTGGCGCCGAGCGCGTGGCCTTGGCCGACAGCTTCACCGCACTCGATTACATGTTCGGAAAAATGCAGTGGATGCTGGACGGTCTGCAAACCTATCCTGCCAAGATGGAGCACAACCTGTGGCGCACGCGCGGCCTCATCTTCTCGTCGAAGGTGCTTCTCGCGCTTGTGGACACGGGCATCAGCCGCGAGGATGCGTACGTGATCGTACAGCGCAACGCCATGAAGGTATGGGAGGACATCCAGAATGCCGTAGACGGTCCCACGTACCGCGAGCGGTTGGAGGCCGATCCCGATGCCGCCGCCCTCACTCAAGCGGTGCTCGATGAGATTTTTGACCCGTGGGATTTCCTCACGCGCAAAGACGTGGTGTTCGATCGCCTGAAAGGGCTGGAGTTCTAGCTGATTGCATAAGTGGTGGCTGGTCGGCCATGCGCTAAGCGGTTGGGCTGGCTGCAGGCGCAAATTTGAGGCTGCGAGCCTGATCAGAATCGTTGCGGGCCCATCGGGATACGAGTTCCGATGGGCCCGCGTGCGTTCCGGCTTCGAGTACGAAATCGCCTTTTGCTTCGGTGCGCTGCTGCAATAGCCTGAATGCATCAGTCTGCACGCAGTGTTTCACGTGAAACATTTGTTCGCTTTCTTATTCTAATCATTTACACCATCTAATGATTAGAATGATGATAAACTGATAAGAAAACGAGAAAGGAGCCACCATGTTTTCGGAAAGCGACGTTATCGAATTCAAGCGCGAGTTTTCGCGAACGACGCTCAAGACGGTGGTC
Above is a genomic segment from Raoultibacter phocaeensis containing:
- a CDS encoding potassium channel family protein translates to MYIVIVGGGKVGEYLANVLLQSGNDVAIIDENLQTADRLSVTLEGRYLVIHGDGCDSKYQEDAGIRKADIFVATTGQDDDNLVSCEIAQRVFNVPRCIARVNSPKNLRIFREVGIECVSSTTLIANLIEEEALLGSVSIASSLSHGNVMLSEVAVPRMKYHNNELGIAVEDVPLPEGSLIAAVSTPDDVEVATPGTLLYPGDKAIVVADSNIIDEVRLVFKTL
- the purB gene encoding adenylosuccinate lyase, which produces MINRYTRPEMGAIFSMQNKFSIWKEIEVLACEAQAELGKSGITKEEAAWIRAHADFTVERIDEIEKVTNHDVIAFTTNMAEYIDADVPQGQEPPSRWVHYGMTSSDLGDTALSYQITQAIDIIIADIKQLGEACKRRAFEFQETLCVGRTHGIHAEPMTFGMKFGSWAWALKRAQTRMEEARAVAACGAISGAVGTYSSIDPFVEEYVCEKLGLTPDPLSTQVLARDRHAQVMAALAVTASTLESIALQVRLLQQSDVIEAEEPFTKGQKGSSAMPHKRNPITAERVCGLARVVKSNAQVALDDVALWYERDISHSGAERVALADSFTALDYMFGKMQWMLDGLQTYPAKMEHNLWRTRGLIFSSKVLLALVDTGISREDAYVIVQRNAMKVWEDIQNAVDGPTYRERLEADPDAAALTQAVLDEIFDPWDFLTRKDVVFDRLKGLEF